The proteins below come from a single Erythrobacter sp. SG61-1L genomic window:
- a CDS encoding TonB-dependent receptor, with amino-acid sequence MANKSFVSALKYACFIPVAIAPYAAEAKEEKAIYFDIPAQALPDALNLYARQAGVQIFFPSEKISAIRSTPIKGEMKASQALRTLIAGSGLEVARGSSGTVMLRAARGPAAPPASASAPAKVSEAPAAEAAPIVVTGSRIARVAEESSTPVSSVGREEIESTGALALEDFLTRQPQFAGGRTSRSNNPGTGKAEIDLRSLGTGRNLVLVNGRRYVFSGSYQTTDINTIPAALVERVDVVTGGSSAVYGSDAIAGVTNFILRTDFDGVEGKVQYGGDTAGDSTSYSVDLTAGTNFAGGRGNIVLSGNYYNRGAVTQADRAYSSIPLADGIVDGAPGLISRAATSTPNGSFPMLTAAQLAKLQSGTPAYANLAAALDAAGLSGLTSLGFTFDGAGSDARMFRDPEDRYNFAGYNYLQIPEERKGLSGFGHFDVSDNVTLYGEGSWYRTQVTMQLAPTTHGVAAYLFDVDNPYVSPEMQEVFHQLDLLETGANANNGQVSIRFARRFEEIGPRNVYINTDTLRIGGGLKGTLPDAGDSFLRNNRFDVFYFYGEAKGSSDLTGMVSRSAYTAGLLSVDGAAPLVNPFGYGMSDAAVEALTINTHNESFSSLHTAMGTLSSDVVPLPAGPLSVALGAEWRKAYDESNPDPAQQSGDAIGQDPFYPTSGGIEVFELFGETRLPLLSEDSAVGRLTANGALRYSHYNLTGAGNVWTWLGGLEWSPVPGLELRGQWQHAVRAPNIGELFSGQYSDSPSAQDTCALASAAADPVVRDLCIATGVPASMVGQAALQPTSRLDVLYGSNPDLKPESSNTLSFGATLRPEALPEFFLKVDYFNIEVKDAIAPLGSSVAGIFDLCYNVLQDAESAPCLAIRRDPEDGSIGSPYSVEAFNTNIGKIATSGIDFQLGWAHDLAGGEVSLDLRGTWLHSYDVTPMQDLPDEVNQCAGTFGALCGYEVRPKFKTVTRLGWSSGAFNAALQHRYIGPVTDDRIAVGGGAEANYAVPVLHSRSYFDLSASYEIADGKLTLYGGVNNLFDTQPQMLGTSQQQANSYPSTYDALGAEYFVGAKVRF; translated from the coding sequence ATGGCAAATAAGTCCTTCGTATCGGCGCTGAAATATGCGTGCTTTATTCCTGTCGCAATTGCGCCATATGCGGCCGAGGCGAAGGAAGAGAAGGCTATCTATTTCGATATTCCGGCGCAGGCGCTGCCGGATGCTCTGAACCTCTATGCCCGCCAGGCAGGCGTTCAGATATTCTTCCCCAGCGAGAAGATCAGCGCGATCCGTTCGACTCCCATCAAGGGCGAGATGAAGGCCAGCCAAGCCCTGCGCACCCTGATCGCGGGCAGCGGGCTGGAAGTGGCCAGGGGCAGCTCGGGCACGGTGATGCTGCGCGCCGCACGCGGCCCGGCGGCTCCGCCTGCTTCCGCCTCTGCCCCCGCCAAAGTGAGCGAAGCCCCCGCCGCGGAGGCGGCGCCGATCGTGGTGACCGGATCGCGCATCGCCCGCGTGGCTGAAGAAAGCTCCACCCCGGTCTCGTCCGTCGGGCGGGAGGAGATCGAAAGCACCGGGGCACTGGCGCTGGAGGATTTCCTCACCCGCCAGCCGCAATTCGCCGGCGGGCGTACCAGCCGCTCGAACAATCCGGGCACCGGCAAGGCAGAGATCGACCTGCGCAGTCTGGGCACCGGGCGCAATCTGGTGCTGGTGAACGGCCGGCGCTACGTCTTTTCCGGCTCTTACCAGACGACCGACATCAATACGATCCCCGCCGCGCTGGTGGAACGGGTCGATGTGGTGACCGGCGGCTCTTCCGCCGTCTACGGCTCCGATGCCATTGCCGGCGTCACCAACTTCATCCTGCGCACGGATTTCGACGGTGTCGAAGGCAAGGTGCAATATGGCGGCGACACTGCTGGCGATTCCACCAGTTACAGTGTTGACCTGACGGCCGGCACCAATTTCGCGGGCGGTCGCGGCAATATCGTGCTGAGCGGCAATTACTACAATCGCGGGGCGGTGACGCAGGCCGACCGGGCCTATTCCAGCATTCCCTTGGCCGACGGCATCGTGGACGGTGCGCCGGGGCTGATCAGCCGCGCGGCCACTTCCACGCCGAACGGCAGCTTCCCGATGCTGACCGCCGCGCAGCTGGCGAAGCTGCAATCGGGCACGCCTGCCTATGCCAACCTTGCCGCGGCGCTGGACGCGGCCGGGCTTTCGGGCCTCACCTCGCTGGGCTTCACGTTCGACGGCGCGGGTTCAGATGCCCGAATGTTCCGCGATCCGGAGGACCGCTACAACTTTGCCGGGTACAATTACCTGCAGATTCCAGAGGAACGCAAAGGCCTGTCGGGCTTTGGCCATTTCGACGTCAGCGACAATGTCACCCTCTATGGCGAAGGTTCCTGGTATCGCACGCAGGTGACGATGCAGCTGGCGCCCACCACACACGGTGTCGCGGCCTATCTGTTCGATGTGGACAATCCCTATGTCTCGCCGGAAATGCAGGAAGTGTTCCACCAGCTGGACCTGCTTGAAACCGGCGCGAATGCCAATAACGGCCAGGTGAGCATCCGCTTTGCCCGCCGGTTCGAGGAAATCGGCCCACGTAATGTCTACATCAACACCGATACGTTGCGCATCGGCGGTGGCCTGAAAGGCACGCTGCCGGATGCCGGCGACAGCTTCCTGCGCAACAACCGCTTCGACGTTTTCTATTTCTATGGCGAGGCGAAGGGATCGTCAGATCTCACCGGGATGGTCTCCCGTTCGGCCTATACGGCTGGCCTGCTCAGCGTGGACGGTGCGGCGCCGCTGGTGAACCCGTTCGGCTATGGCATGTCGGATGCCGCGGTAGAGGCGTTGACCATCAACACCCACAATGAATCCTTCAGCAGCTTGCACACCGCAATGGGCACGCTGTCTTCGGATGTCGTGCCGCTGCCGGCCGGGCCGCTGAGTGTTGCGTTGGGTGCGGAATGGCGCAAGGCCTACGATGAATCCAACCCGGATCCGGCGCAGCAGAGCGGCGATGCCATCGGGCAGGATCCGTTCTATCCCACGTCAGGCGGAATCGAGGTGTTCGAACTGTTCGGCGAAACGCGCCTGCCGTTGTTGTCGGAAGATTCCGCGGTCGGCCGCCTCACGGCCAATGGCGCCCTGCGCTATTCCCACTACAATCTGACCGGTGCGGGCAATGTCTGGACCTGGCTTGGCGGGCTGGAATGGTCGCCTGTGCCGGGGCTGGAACTGCGCGGCCAATGGCAGCACGCCGTGCGTGCGCCCAATATCGGCGAATTGTTCAGTGGCCAGTATTCCGACAGCCCTTCCGCGCAGGATACCTGCGCACTGGCTTCGGCGGCAGCCGATCCGGTTGTGCGCGATCTGTGCATCGCCACGGGCGTTCCGGCCAGCATGGTGGGGCAGGCCGCGCTGCAGCCTACATCGCGGCTGGACGTGCTTTATGGCTCCAACCCCGATCTGAAGCCGGAAAGCTCCAACACGCTGAGCTTCGGGGCCACGTTGCGGCCGGAAGCGCTGCCGGAATTCTTCCTCAAGGTCGATTACTTCAATATCGAAGTGAAGGACGCAATCGCGCCGCTCGGCTCCTCGGTCGCGGGTATTTTCGACCTGTGTTACAATGTGTTGCAGGATGCAGAGAGCGCGCCGTGCCTGGCGATCCGCCGCGATCCGGAAGATGGCAGCATCGGCTCGCCCTACAGCGTGGAAGCTTTCAATACCAACATCGGCAAGATCGCTACTTCCGGCATCGATTTCCAGTTGGGCTGGGCGCACGATCTGGCGGGTGGTGAAGTGAGCCTCGATCTGCGCGGGACATGGCTGCACAGCTATGACGTCACGCCGATGCAGGATCTGCCGGACGAAGTGAACCAATGTGCCGGCACCTTCGGCGCCCTGTGTGGCTATGAAGTGCGGCCCAAGTTCAAGACTGTAACACGGCTCGGCTGGAGCTCCGGCGCTTTCAACGCCGCGTTGCAGCATCGCTACATCGGCCCGGTGACGGATGACCGCATTGCGGTCGGCGGAGGCGCAGAGGCCAACTATGCCGTGCCCGTGCTCCATTCGCGCAGCTATTTTGACCTTTCGGCCAGCTATGAAATCGCAGACGGCAAGCTGACGCTCTATGGCGGGGTGAACAATCTGTTCGATACCCAGCCGCAGATGCTCGGCACCTCGCAACAGCAGGCCAACAGCTATCCCTCGACCTATGATGCGCTGGGCGCGGAATATTTTGTAGGGGCGAAGGTTCGCTTCTAG
- a CDS encoding alkaline phosphatase D family protein: protein MRLDRRSLIRGAGHLAILGGLAPIRALAAMPGAYPFTLGVAAGDPWPDGFVIWTRLAPDPLAEHGGMPMAPVVVRWEVAADYGFTHVVRSGEALARPELGHSVHVEVDGLLPRRPYWYRFMAGGNDVSTLGMARTAPAADEMPESLRIGVAGCQKWEHGYFDAWGHMAAEPDLDLVFHYGDYIYEGASTPLGPYIPRQHLGDEPYSLDDYRRRYAQYKADPHLQAAHAACAFAVSFDDHEVDNNWAGDFDRDGTPPEIFALRRLAAMQAWYEHMPLRRAQMPGPGGVRAFRRLNYGRLLSMHVLDTRSFRSDQPCEDGKALPCPFEAHNSPDMLGAVQEGWLDAGMANNAQWNLLAQQILTMPYDRRQSATAQPDFAFDTWDGYRPARRRLVESIARQGLGRTVIASGDFHRHFAGAVPLDDERPDGEMAAVEFLATSISSNGDGMEIPGADFQMANNPHISLMTDRRGYQLFRITPESWQTDIRVMDRVTTPGGSISTLASFTASRGRVAIDPA from the coding sequence ATGCGTCTCGATCGCCGCAGCCTGATCCGGGGCGCCGGCCATCTGGCAATCCTTGGCGGCCTTGCGCCCATCCGGGCGCTTGCGGCCATGCCGGGGGCCTATCCCTTCACGCTGGGCGTGGCGGCGGGCGATCCCTGGCCGGACGGCTTCGTGATCTGGACCCGGCTTGCGCCCGATCCCTTGGCCGAACATGGCGGTATGCCGATGGCGCCGGTAGTTGTGCGTTGGGAAGTGGCGGCTGACTATGGCTTCACCCACGTCGTGCGCAGCGGCGAGGCGCTGGCCCGGCCGGAACTGGGCCATAGCGTGCATGTGGAAGTGGACGGCCTGCTGCCGCGCCGGCCCTATTGGTACCGCTTCATGGCAGGTGGCAACGACGTCAGCACGCTGGGTATGGCGCGCACGGCCCCTGCGGCGGACGAGATGCCGGAAAGCCTGCGGATCGGGGTCGCCGGGTGCCAGAAATGGGAGCATGGCTATTTCGATGCCTGGGGCCATATGGCTGCCGAGCCGGACCTCGATCTGGTCTTCCATTATGGCGATTACATCTATGAAGGGGCGTCAACCCCGCTCGGCCCCTATATTCCGCGCCAGCACTTGGGGGATGAGCCTTACAGCCTCGACGATTATCGGCGCCGCTATGCCCAGTACAAGGCCGATCCCCATTTGCAGGCGGCACATGCGGCCTGTGCCTTTGCCGTTTCGTTCGACGATCACGAAGTGGACAATAACTGGGCAGGCGATTTCGACCGGGACGGGACGCCGCCCGAAATCTTCGCCCTGCGGCGGCTGGCCGCGATGCAGGCTTGGTACGAACATATGCCCCTGCGCCGCGCGCAAATGCCCGGTCCGGGCGGAGTGCGGGCCTTTCGCCGGCTGAATTACGGGCGGCTGCTGAGCATGCATGTGCTCGATACGCGCAGCTTCCGGTCCGATCAGCCCTGCGAGGATGGCAAGGCGCTGCCGTGCCCGTTCGAGGCGCATAATTCGCCCGATATGCTGGGCGCTGTGCAGGAAGGCTGGCTGGATGCGGGTATGGCCAACAATGCACAATGGAACCTGCTGGCGCAGCAGATACTGACCATGCCCTATGACCGGAGGCAATCCGCCACGGCGCAGCCCGATTTCGCCTTCGATACCTGGGACGGCTATCGTCCGGCGCGCAGGCGGCTGGTGGAAAGTATCGCGCGGCAGGGGCTGGGCAGGACGGTAATCGCCTCGGGCGATTTTCATCGCCACTTCGCGGGTGCGGTCCCGCTGGATGACGAGCGGCCGGATGGCGAAATGGCGGCTGTGGAATTCCTCGCCACGTCCATCAGTTCCAATGGCGACGGGATGGAAATTCCCGGCGCCGATTTCCAGATGGCCAACAATCCGCATATCAGCCTGATGACCGACCGGCGTGGGTATCAACTGTTCCGGATCACACCGGAAAGCTGGCAGACCGATATCAGGGTGATGGACCGGGTGACCACGCCCGGAGGGAGCATTTCCACGCTTGCCAGCTTCACTGCCAGCCGTGGTCGTGTGGCGATTGATCCCGCCTGA
- a CDS encoding UTRA domain-containing protein: MPTTPEQTASMPGEGRGKASRSGDQPMPQYLALRDQIAEGIELGKLPPGARLPSERRLQTDSGAARGTIREALFQLEAEGLIYRRDRSGWYVSPPPVTYDPTRWAGFMTYVSEQGRTPATETLSTEELPAPPAVADIFRVAPGTRLFVVSRRRLIDGRPVLVERITVDPKLAPGLFEHSLDGSLTQILSKNYGLSVARNRVTMRPCALVKSAADGLGVKAGTPGLLVVRTSFDKTGRVVEYDQEYWRHDAIRIHVDLDVT, translated from the coding sequence ATGCCGACCACGCCCGAACAGACCGCCAGCATGCCGGGCGAAGGCCGGGGAAAGGCCTCAAGAAGCGGCGACCAGCCGATGCCCCAATATCTGGCACTGCGCGACCAGATCGCGGAAGGGATCGAACTGGGCAAATTGCCGCCCGGCGCCCGCCTGCCTTCGGAAAGGCGTCTGCAAACCGATAGCGGCGCAGCGCGCGGCACAATCCGCGAAGCGCTGTTTCAATTGGAGGCCGAAGGGCTGATCTACCGCCGCGACCGCAGCGGCTGGTACGTTTCCCCGCCGCCGGTGACCTACGATCCGACCCGCTGGGCCGGTTTCATGACCTATGTGTCCGAACAGGGGCGCACCCCGGCGACCGAGACCCTGTCGACGGAAGAACTGCCCGCCCCGCCCGCCGTAGCGGACATCTTCCGCGTGGCGCCCGGCACGCGCCTGTTCGTTGTCTCACGCCGCCGCTTGATCGACGGGCGGCCGGTGCTGGTGGAACGGATCACGGTGGACCCCAAGCTGGCGCCGGGCCTGTTCGAGCATTCGCTGGACGGTTCGCTCACCCAGATCCTCAGCAAGAATTACGGCCTGTCCGTGGCCCGCAACCGCGTGACCATGCGGCCCTGCGCGCTGGTCAAATCGGCGGCAGACGGGCTGGGTGTCAAGGCCGGGACGCCTGGCCTGCTGGTGGTGCGCACCAGTTTCGACAAGACCGGGCGCGTGGTCGAATACGATCAGGAATACTGGCGCCACGACGCCATCCGCATCCACGTGGATCTGGACGTCACCTGA
- a CDS encoding TonB-dependent receptor: protein MSCRALKRSLFYSAGLVALLAAGTAHAEDSEGSAIVVTGQKLSVESAIAAKRDAETVIDEVTADSLGKLPDANVADALARLPGVNVVVNQDTGEGEYVTIRGFSGTYNAVTVNGVRVAQTDPSSRDVSLSVLPPNGLAAIRVTKTLTPDQEGDAIAGVIDFRTPTAFDFMKPTTVRVYANAGLNGRADSAGEDAAIYQGQLDFAHRFADDRFGMFFSANYGVSHGNGQETENDGEWEPHIWRKNSTETISEQNMHLPGIDLDYRRVKQTRYGGNLSFDYHGDTTELYLRGQYARQELVGTNDYTDYRNRPTPRLTQVNLEDTSLLQPEDMVIGHDDDLGNIYGYTTAQIVDTDHDGKITDADRSSSKYWSLNGRSGVWDPEAFQFARSFSTIDVTQTLGTVEFGGKSKLGALTLNYSASYSGGARENPDSYSIGYNCDKCTYPLNATGIDWVSNDPRFPHASLPAYAVPVETDSSLLPFDGASHSRSKQTDSRFAAKLDARYDVGSALDYVQAGAKWLRSKREYDNTPIWDGDFAGTPLDGLSLADSGLVDKEVTSMLGGQYYYGDVFSRDAVIAAIRAAEAANPDSVSEEDLLRDDKRGTESVYAAYALAAFKWDQLRLIAGARLEHRDIHNIFWVDDGDDSGFGSSDSKYTIFLPSLTATYRPNDKVAIRGALWTGYSPPEYGNVSAGQSITRDETTKEIIAISQGNPDLKPAKAYNADLSLEVYPDRSSVVSVSGYYKHIENFIFTNGNQVDANTTIGTIEITQPKNGETATVYGVEMNLIKGFEGLPAPFDGFGFEGNLTLQHSAAESGLDYRAGEKMRLVNTPHVLYNLALTFQKYGFEAKLSYNYRGKFVEDLRDNAVDKWVQHNRSVDLHTRYNFSRNLALDFDVGNLLNDWKYYTTKGDNPSYQKDYLEPGRTFLARLSYNY, encoded by the coding sequence GTGTCTTGCCGTGCTCTGAAACGGTCGCTTTTCTATTCCGCCGGCCTCGTCGCTCTGCTCGCCGCTGGCACCGCTCACGCAGAAGACAGTGAAGGCAGCGCCATCGTGGTGACCGGCCAGAAGCTCAGCGTCGAAAGCGCAATCGCGGCCAAGCGCGATGCCGAAACAGTGATCGACGAAGTAACCGCGGACAGCTTGGGCAAGCTGCCCGATGCAAATGTGGCCGACGCCCTCGCTCGCCTTCCGGGCGTGAACGTGGTGGTCAATCAGGACACGGGCGAAGGCGAATACGTCACCATCCGTGGCTTTTCCGGCACTTACAATGCCGTCACCGTAAACGGCGTGCGCGTTGCGCAGACCGATCCGAGCAGCCGCGACGTTTCGCTCAGCGTGCTGCCGCCCAACGGCCTTGCCGCGATCCGCGTGACCAAGACGCTGACGCCCGACCAGGAAGGCGATGCCATTGCCGGCGTGATCGATTTCCGCACCCCAACCGCCTTCGACTTCATGAAGCCGACCACCGTGCGCGTCTATGCCAATGCCGGCCTTAACGGCCGTGCCGACAGCGCGGGCGAAGATGCCGCAATCTATCAGGGCCAGCTCGACTTCGCCCACCGCTTCGCCGACGATCGCTTCGGCATGTTCTTTTCGGCCAATTACGGCGTTTCGCATGGCAATGGCCAGGAAACCGAGAATGACGGCGAGTGGGAACCGCATATCTGGCGCAAGAACTCGACCGAGACAATCTCGGAACAGAACATGCACCTTCCGGGTATCGACCTCGATTATCGCCGCGTGAAGCAAACCCGCTATGGCGGCAATCTGTCCTTCGACTATCACGGCGATACGACCGAACTCTATCTGCGCGGCCAATATGCGCGCCAGGAACTGGTCGGCACGAACGACTATACCGACTACCGCAACCGCCCCACTCCGCGCCTGACGCAGGTCAATCTGGAAGACACCAGCCTGCTCCAGCCCGAAGACATGGTCATCGGCCACGATGACGATCTGGGCAACATCTACGGCTACACCACGGCTCAGATCGTCGACACCGACCACGATGGCAAGATCACCGACGCCGACCGGTCTTCCAGCAAATACTGGTCGCTCAATGGCCGTTCGGGCGTGTGGGATCCGGAAGCCTTCCAGTTCGCCCGCAGCTTCTCCACCATCGACGTCACACAGACGCTCGGCACGGTGGAATTCGGCGGCAAGAGCAAGCTGGGCGCACTGACCCTGAATTACAGCGCCAGCTATTCCGGCGGCGCGCGGGAGAACCCGGACAGCTATTCGATCGGGTACAATTGCGACAAGTGCACCTATCCGCTCAATGCCACCGGGATCGACTGGGTATCGAACGATCCGCGCTTCCCGCATGCCAGCCTGCCGGCCTATGCTGTTCCGGTCGAAACCGACAGTTCCCTGCTGCCGTTCGATGGGGCCAGCCACTCGCGCTCGAAGCAGACGGACAGCCGCTTCGCCGCCAAGCTGGATGCCCGCTACGATGTTGGCAGCGCGCTGGATTACGTTCAGGCCGGTGCCAAGTGGCTGCGTTCCAAGCGCGAGTATGACAACACGCCGATCTGGGATGGCGACTTTGCCGGCACTCCGCTCGACGGGCTGAGCCTCGCGGATTCAGGGCTGGTGGACAAGGAAGTCACCAGCATGCTGGGCGGCCAGTATTATTACGGCGACGTGTTCAGCCGCGACGCCGTGATCGCCGCGATCCGCGCTGCCGAGGCCGCCAATCCCGACAGCGTGAGCGAGGAAGACCTGCTGCGAGACGACAAGCGTGGGACCGAAAGCGTCTATGCCGCCTATGCGCTTGCCGCCTTCAAGTGGGACCAACTCCGCCTGATCGCCGGCGCCCGCTTGGAACATCGCGACATCCATAACATCTTCTGGGTGGACGATGGCGACGATAGCGGCTTCGGCAGCTCGGATAGCAAATACACCATCTTCCTGCCCAGCCTGACCGCGACTTATCGCCCGAACGACAAGGTGGCCATTCGCGGCGCACTGTGGACCGGCTATTCGCCGCCGGAATATGGCAATGTCTCGGCCGGCCAGTCGATCACGCGCGACGAGACGACCAAGGAAATCATCGCCATCAGCCAGGGCAATCCCGATCTGAAGCCCGCCAAGGCCTATAACGCCGACCTGTCGCTGGAAGTCTATCCCGACCGGTCGAGCGTCGTCTCGGTCTCGGGCTATTACAAGCACATCGAGAACTTCATCTTCACCAACGGCAATCAGGTGGACGCCAACACCACTATCGGCACGATCGAGATCACTCAGCCGAAGAATGGTGAGACGGCAACTGTCTATGGCGTGGAAATGAACCTCATCAAGGGCTTCGAAGGCCTTCCGGCGCCGTTCGACGGCTTCGGCTTCGAAGGCAACCTGACGCTGCAGCACAGCGCGGCCGAAAGCGGGCTGGACTATCGCGCAGGCGAGAAGATGCGCCTGGTGAACACGCCGCACGTGCTCTACAATCTGGCTCTGACCTTCCAGAAGTACGGGTTCGAAGCCAAGCTGTCCTACAATTATCGCGGCAAATTCGTTGAAGATCTGCGCGACAATGCCGTGGACAAATGGGTGCAGCACAATCGCAGCGTCGATCTGCACACGCGCTACAACTTCTCCCGGAACCTCGCGCTCGATTTCGACGTCGGCAATTTGCTGAACGACTGGAAATACTACACCACCAAGGGCGACAATCCTTCCTATCAGAAGGACTATCTGGAGCCGGGCCGAACCTTCCTTGCGCGCCTGAGCTACAACTACTGA